CTTGCTGGAGACCAGAGCGGACGACACGCCCTGCTTGGCCGCATGTTCGAAGAGCGTCGGCGCCATGAGCAGGTCGGCCGTTTCCATGTACTCTTCATGACCAGTGCGCGGGTCGAAGTAGGAGTTGCCGGTAATTCCGTGCTCTTTGGGAAAGGCTCCGCAGCAAATGGATGCGTTGTTTGCATTCGTAACTGTCGGCACCATCCCCTTCACCTGCTTATATAACCCATCACGCTGCCATCTACGCAGGGTCGGCATATCGCTCTGTGCCAGATAGTCCAAGCCAAATCCGTCGAACATAACGACCACTGTTCTTTGTGATGTGCCCTGGCTGACACCCTGAAGAGCATGCAGGGGCTCGACCGCACTGCTATAGGCAAGCGCTGCTGCGGCCGATGTCAAAAAGTCTCTTCTGGATTGCATTTCTTCGTATCCTCTCAGTCTTTCTCTGATCTCAGAATCATTTCTGCCTTCAATGTATTTCGGCCCTCACATAGTTCGATTGCGATTCACGGAAGCGGTAAGAGGGCCGAAGGAATACGATTCGTCGTTGCATGCCTCATTGGTCGCGTCTACCAGATCAGCTTGGCTCCCAGTTGAATCTGTCGCGAACTCGTCGTCGTCGAAGTGAGCAAGCCCGCGTTGAGATTGGGCGCACCGGTCGAATCGAAGATATCGGTACCGGCCACCAGCGGCGGCACCTGGAAGTTCGCACGATTGAGCAGATTGAAGAACTCGGCCCGGATCTGCAGATTGAGTGACTCGGTAAGGCGGTTGTTCTTGACCAGAGAGTAATCGAGATTGGCGAGGCCGGGACCCGTCAGGATATTACGGCCGGCATTGCCGCGCAGGTTCATGCAGGTTGGATAGCCGAAGCTCGGATCGCAGTACTGCTGATAGAACGCCTGCGATGGCGCCGTGGGCACTGAGAAGCATTCTGTCTTTATATAGTGGTTGGGGTTTCCCGGGTTCACCAGCGAGCTGCAGCCGGGGCCACCGAGGCGGTTGGGATAGTCCCAGGGATCACTGCTGTTGAGGCCAAGCGGGTCGCCGTCGGTACCGAACGTGGCCGTAAAGGGAACGCCCGAGTTGGCCTTTAGAACTCCACTCATCTCCCATCCCTTCCCGGTCCAGGCCAGCCGCCCGTGCAACGCGTTGAGAGCCGGAACCTGCCACGTTCCGGCGACCACCAAAGTTTGGGCGATATTGAAGTCGGACACCCCGCGGTTCAGACGAAGATCGAAGTCAGAGAGGCTCGACATGCTGGTGAGGAATTCGTCGCCGACGATCGTCGAGGAACCGGTATCGAAGCTCTTGCCCCACGTATACGAACCGCGAAGCTGGAAGCCGTGAGCCATTCTCTGCGTCACGTTGAACTGCAAGGCGTGGTAGACGGAGGTGCCGATCCATTGCATGGATCGAATCTCGCCGAAGTTGGGGTTCAGCAGGGTTCCGCTGCCCACCGGCGAGGGCCAGAGGTAGCCGGCTGACGTGAGCGAGGGCTGGACGATATTGGAATCGTCAATTCGCATCGGCTGGTGGACGCCATGCGAACCGACATACCCGAGCGTCGCCGTAAGGTCTTTCGTAAGTTCACGCTGGATGTTGAGATTCCACTGCATGACGTAGTTCCGTTTTGGATGTTGGTCGATATAGGACACGGACAGCGTCTTCGGGGTGAGCTGCGCGAGTCCTCCCTGATAGAAAGATCCGGTCGGAATCTTGGAGTTGCTGGCCAGCAGGTAGAAGGGAGCGGCCCGGGTCTCCATATTCTGGAACTCGTAGGGCAGCGGCAGCACGTCGTAGAATCCAAAACCCGCGTGGAAGGCAGTCTTGCCGTCATCTGGACTCCAGATAAGCCCGACTCGCGGCTCGAAGTTCTTTAGCGTTGGATTATTGAAGAGAGGGCTGCCCAGATGATTCACCGGACTGGTCAGACTCAACAACGTTGAGAGCTTCCCGTCTGTTTCGCTCAGTACGCTGCTCATCTCGTAGCGCATACCCAGATTCAGGGTGAGATTGGGACGTATGCGCCAGTCATCCTGAACATAAGCGCCAAACAGCTTATCGCGCAGATTACGTGGAGTCGTCAGACCTGGTAGCGCAGCCCGAAAACGCGACGGCTGATTCGTAAGGAACTTATTGAGGGAGCCGAACGAGTACTGTCCCGTCACATAGGAGTAGTACTCGATGCCGGACTGCATGTCCTCGAAGTTCGCGCCTACCTTCAGCGAATGCCGGCCCTTCGTAAAGGAGACATCATCGTAGACCTGATAGGAAGCCCACAGGAAGCGGGTCGCGTCTTCGGCACCGCCCATGAAATCGGTGATGCCGCCGATGCTGACATGGGAGGCCGGCTGTCCGGCAATCGCACCAAGGGACAGGTCAGCCGCCGCCGGATTGATGGCGCTCGCGGTCAGATTATCCTGCACGCCTTCCCGGTTGAGTCCAAAGCGGAGACTATTCAGCAACGAGGCGCTGAACACATGGGTCTCCTGGGCCGCGACCGTGCGCCTCGTGGTGCGAGAGCCGAGGAGGACGTCGTTGAGGTTGTCGGGTGAGCGGTATGGCGTGTCATCGAAAGTGAAGACGCCAAACAGACTATCCCGGCTCGAAAGCGTATGGTCGAGACGGCCGGTTACGAAGTTCTCATTGACCACCTGCTGGCCGGTAAACTTGTAGATTCCGGTATCTCCTGCACCAAGAAGAGGTCCGTTGGGCAGGCCCCAGAATGTCAGATACTTCTGCGCCGAGGGATCCACGGTGATATCGCCAGTCGATAGATGGCCTGCGCGCGCCTGGGCAGAAGGGACGGTTACGGTGTTCGTTAGCCCGGTGGACTGCCGGTTCCCTTCGTAGTCGATGAAGAAGAACGTGTGATCTTTCCAGAGTGGACCCCCGAGCGCGCCGCCGAATTGATTGCGCTTGAAGGGCGGCGTTCTCCCGGAGTCGAAGTAGTTTGGGGCGTCGAGCGCGCTGTTGCGCAGGAACTCATACGCAGATCCATGAAACTTGTTCGTACCCGAGCGGGTGATGGCGCTGATCACGCCGGCTGACGTCCGTCCGTATTCGGCCGGAGTGTTCGCGGTCAGCACCGAGAACTCTTCGATGGCATCAACACCCAGAGTACCGCCGAGGACGCTTCCCGGCCCTCCGTTGCTGTAGTCGTTCACACTCACTCCGTCTATGCGGTAGCTATTCTGCCGAACACGCCCGCCGGAGATACTCAGCTGAGAACCGAAGCCGCGATTGCCGCGATCGGCAGCCGCGGAGTAGGACGCCTGCGTCTCGACCGCCGCAACGCCCGGCTGGAGCGTCGCCAGGTCGGTCCAGGAGCGGCCGTTCAGCGGTAGTTCTCGAGTAGTTCTGGAGTCGACCACGGTCCCGAGGTCGGAGGTGGCGAGCTGCACCAGGGGTTCGCCGCCTTCGACGGTTATGCTTTGCGACGCAGACCCGACAGCCAGCACGAAGTTGATTTCGACGGCGTCCTGAACGTGCAGGACAACGTTCGGTTTTATGGCCGCTTTGAAGCCGGTCCTATCGGCCTCCAGGCGATATGTTCCGGGCAACAGATTCGGAAAGTAGTATTCGCCGGCGGCATTGGTGGCGGCGT
This Tunturibacter gelidoferens DNA region includes the following protein-coding sequences:
- a CDS encoding TonB-dependent receptor — its product is MTSTFRRITTATLHAASGKQAKRSQRTVVIMWLGAILSLTTLAYAQSPNASVTGQVIDSSKAIITGAHVLAVNVNTNIRYDAATNAAGEYYFPNLLPGTYRLEADRTGFKAAIKPNVVLHVQDAVEINFVLAVGSASQSITVEGGEPLVQLATSDLGTVVDSRTTRELPLNGRSWTDLATLQPGVAAVETQASYSAAADRGNRGFGSQLSISGGRVRQNSYRIDGVSVNDYSNGGPGSVLGGTLGVDAIEEFSVLTANTPAEYGRTSAGVISAITRSGTNKFHGSAYEFLRNSALDAPNYFDSGRTPPFKRNQFGGALGGPLWKDHTFFFIDYEGNRQSTGLTNTVTVPSAQARAGHLSTGDITVDPSAQKYLTFWGLPNGPLLGAGDTGIYKFTGQQVVNENFVTGRLDHTLSSRDSLFGVFTFDDTPYRSPDNLNDVLLGSRTTRRTVAAQETHVFSASLLNSLRFGLNREGVQDNLTASAINPAAADLSLGAIAGQPASHVSIGGITDFMGGAEDATRFLWASYQVYDDVSFTKGRHSLKVGANFEDMQSGIEYYSYVTGQYSFGSLNKFLTNQPSRFRAALPGLTTPRNLRDKLFGAYVQDDWRIRPNLTLNLGMRYEMSSVLSETDGKLSTLLSLTSPVNHLGSPLFNNPTLKNFEPRVGLIWSPDDGKTAFHAGFGFYDVLPLPYEFQNMETRAAPFYLLASNSKIPTGSFYQGGLAQLTPKTLSVSYIDQHPKRNYVMQWNLNIQRELTKDLTATLGYVGSHGVHQPMRIDDSNIVQPSLTSAGYLWPSPVGSGTLLNPNFGEIRSMQWIGTSVYHALQFNVTQRMAHGFQLRGSYTWGKSFDTGSSTIVGDEFLTSMSSLSDFDLRLNRGVSDFNIAQTLVVAGTWQVPALNALHGRLAWTGKGWEMSGVLKANSGVPFTATFGTDGDPLGLNSSDPWDYPNRLGGPGCSSLVNPGNPNHYIKTECFSVPTAPSQAFYQQYCDPSFGYPTCMNLRGNAGRNILTGPGLANLDYSLVKNNRLTESLNLQIRAEFFNLLNRANFQVPPLVAGTDIFDSTGAPNLNAGLLTSTTTSSRQIQLGAKLIW